One window from the genome of Pempheris klunzingeri isolate RE-2024b chromosome 7, fPemKlu1.hap1, whole genome shotgun sequence encodes:
- the gas1a gene encoding growth arrest-specific protein 1a, which produces MASCGSVAQRVCRSLWPLGCVLLLFGYLSVASPSHGRRLICWQAIMNCQAESDCNYAYEHYTRACGPVLSGERKKCPSHCISSLVQLNLTKSGPALEDCSCAHDPVCTSTKRAIEPCLPRTTSTGCTEARRQCERDQQCSSAMHDYLHHCGKLFGGAICTNACRNVIANMRKIPKGQQLDTCMCDGSERAICEFVKSSMKALCFDSPVIDEGSGTYDDEIEDYAMEPEYSEEPESAASLPAAHCVLTLLASILALLAPI; this is translated from the coding sequence ATGGCAAGCTGTGGCTCTGTGGCACAGCGCGTCTGTAGATCCCTTTGGCCTCTTGGTtgtgtgcttttactttttggCTACTTATCCGTAGCCTCGCCGTCCCACGGTCGGCGGCTGATATGCTGGCAAGCCATCATGAACTGCCAAGCCGAGTCCGATTGCAATTACGCGTACGAACATTACACGCGCGCATGTGGCCCCGTGTTGAGCGGGGAGAGGAAGAAGTGCCCCAGCCACTGCATCTCCTCGCTTGTCCAGCTCAATCTGACCAAAAGCGGGCCGGCTCTGGAGGACTGCAGCTGTGCCCACGATCCGGTGTGTACAAGCACCAAACGGGCCATCGAGCCCTGCCTGCCCAGGACTACCAGCACGGGCTGCACGGAAGCGCGGCGCCAGTGCGAGAGAGACCAGCAGTGCAGCTCTGCTATGCACGATTATTTGCACCATTGCGGGAAACTTTTCGGCGGAGCAATCTGCACGAACGCCTGCCGGAATGTGATCGCGAACATGCGTAAAATACCCAAGGGTCAGCAGCTGGACACTTGCATGTGCGACGGGTCGGAGAGGGCCATCTGTGAGTTTGTGAAGAGCAGCATGAAGGCGCTGTGCTTCGACTCTCCCGTGATAGATGAGGGCAGCGGGACGTACGACGACGAGATTGAAGACTACGCCATGGAACCGGAATATTCAGAGGAGCCGGAGAGCGCAGCCTCTCTCCCAGCGGCCCACTGTGTTTTGACCCTGTTGGCATCCATTTTGGCTCTATTGGCCCCCATTTAG